From the genome of Cytobacillus firmus, one region includes:
- a CDS encoding b(o/a)3-type cytochrome-c oxidase subunit 1, producing MFNPSAKLKVDPRDAKLAMAHFFVAFTALAIGGLAGLLQTLVRSGKFELPAGIGYYQILTVHGVVLGLVLTTFFIMGFQLAATSKTSGTLTNKQRITGWIGFWLMTAGTVLAAVMILLNEATVLYTFYAPLQAHALYYIGLTLVIVGSWIDGAAIIMKYAEWRRKNPGQPSPLLTFMSLVNTMMWIVATIGVASTVLFQLLPWSLGFVETVNIGVSRTLFWYFGHPLVYFWLLPAYMAWYVVIPKVIGGKIFSDSLARLSFILFLLFSIPVGFHHQLMEPGIDPAWKFLQVILTFLVVIPSLMTAFSLFATFESFGRSKGATGLFGWVKKLPWGDARFVVPFIGMVAFIPAGAGGIVNASHQMNQVVHNTIWVTGHFHLTVATSVVLTFFGVSYWLIPHLTGRTLTKAMNKLGIIQAVIWSIGMTFMSGAMHAVGLLGAPRRSSYSEYGGAAQAAEWIPYQVAQAIGGSILFIGIILMIYIFINLAFFAPKGEQEFPVGEAAEEAEKAPMVFENWKLWLGITVVLILFAYTIPFIDLIQNAPPGAKGYKLW from the coding sequence ATGTTTAATCCTTCAGCAAAATTAAAAGTTGACCCTCGCGACGCAAAATTGGCAATGGCTCACTTTTTCGTTGCCTTTACAGCTTTAGCAATAGGCGGCCTAGCCGGATTATTGCAGACTTTGGTCCGCTCCGGTAAATTCGAGCTCCCGGCAGGCATCGGGTATTACCAGATCCTCACGGTTCACGGTGTTGTATTGGGACTGGTACTTACTACTTTTTTTATAATGGGCTTCCAGTTAGCTGCAACAAGCAAAACATCAGGGACCCTTACAAATAAACAGCGAATTACCGGCTGGATCGGTTTTTGGCTGATGACAGCGGGAACTGTTCTTGCAGCTGTTATGATCCTGCTGAATGAAGCTACAGTTCTTTATACTTTCTATGCTCCTCTTCAGGCACATGCATTGTACTATATCGGTTTAACACTTGTTATAGTGGGAAGCTGGATTGACGGGGCAGCAATCATTATGAAGTATGCAGAATGGCGCAGGAAAAACCCTGGCCAGCCGAGTCCGTTATTAACTTTCATGTCATTGGTCAATACAATGATGTGGATTGTGGCAACAATCGGTGTAGCATCTACCGTTCTTTTCCAGCTTCTTCCATGGTCATTGGGATTTGTAGAAACCGTAAATATCGGCGTCAGCCGAACTCTATTCTGGTATTTCGGACATCCGCTTGTATACTTCTGGCTATTGCCTGCTTATATGGCGTGGTATGTTGTCATTCCAAAAGTCATCGGCGGAAAAATTTTCTCTGATTCATTGGCACGTTTGTCTTTTATATTATTCCTGCTGTTCTCAATCCCTGTCGGATTTCACCATCAATTAATGGAGCCGGGAATTGATCCGGCATGGAAATTCCTGCAGGTTATCTTAACATTCCTTGTTGTCATTCCATCTTTAATGACTGCATTTTCTTTATTTGCTACTTTCGAAAGCTTTGGCCGTTCTAAAGGGGCTACAGGGTTATTCGGCTGGGTGAAGAAGCTTCCATGGGGAGATGCGCGATTTGTCGTTCCTTTTATTGGGATGGTAGCCTTTATCCCTGCGGGTGCAGGCGGGATCGTCAACGCCTCCCACCAGATGAACCAGGTAGTTCATAACACGATTTGGGTAACCGGTCATTTTCACTTAACAGTGGCAACTTCTGTAGTACTTACATTCTTTGGGGTTTCTTACTGGCTTATTCCTCATCTGACTGGAAGAACATTAACCAAAGCAATGAATAAATTAGGGATCATCCAGGCAGTTATCTGGTCAATCGGAATGACATTCATGTCCGGTGCCATGCATGCTGTCGGTCTGCTTGGAGCACCGCGCCGTTCATCATATTCTGAATATGGCGGAGCAGCACAAGCAGCAGAATGGATTCCATACCAGGTTGCACAGGCAATCGGCGGTTCTATTCTCTTTATTGGCATTATATTAATGATCTATATCTTTATCAACCTTGCATTCTTCGCACCAAAGGGCGAGCAGGAGTTCCCTGTCGGAGAAGCGGCTGAAGAAGCCGAAAAAGCACCGATGGTATTCGAAAACTGGAAGCTATGGCTCGGAATTACTGTTGTTCTTATTCTATTTGCCTACACCATTCCATTTATCGATTTAATTCAAAACGCACCCCCAGGGGCCAAGGGATATAAGTTATGGTAA
- a CDS encoding DMT family transporter: protein MKKLLPFLMIALGASLWGIIAVFVKGLGEYGFSAMEIVAVRVFFAAIFLVLIGIMRFRNCFKLESATDIRLFAGTGILSIVFFNYCYFTAMNQISISLAVVLLYTAPAFVTVLSCLFLKEGINLRKIAAVAGTIVGCILVAGLSAGSSDITLLGILTGLGAGFGYALYTIFGKFALRKYHPFTVTLYTFLVASVFLIPVTKLWTKASVFLNAEVLFLSMGLSFVPTVLAYFVYTWGLEKTDGSKAAVIATVEPVVAMLLGVTLYGENLGAIQIAGALLILSSVIIVNLPARRKNTGLTAESKLEH, encoded by the coding sequence ATGAAGAAATTACTTCCATTTCTAATGATTGCATTAGGAGCAAGTCTATGGGGCATTATTGCTGTATTTGTTAAAGGGCTCGGGGAATATGGATTCTCAGCTATGGAAATCGTGGCTGTAAGAGTGTTTTTTGCGGCCATATTTCTCGTTCTAATAGGGATAATGCGTTTCCGGAACTGCTTTAAACTGGAATCTGCCACTGACATCCGGTTATTTGCTGGAACCGGGATACTGAGCATCGTCTTTTTTAATTATTGTTATTTCACAGCAATGAACCAGATCAGCATTTCATTGGCAGTCGTTCTGCTTTACACCGCTCCTGCATTTGTGACTGTATTATCCTGCCTGTTTTTAAAGGAAGGGATAAATCTAAGAAAGATTGCAGCTGTAGCAGGCACCATTGTGGGCTGCATATTAGTTGCCGGATTATCAGCAGGCAGCAGTGATATTACTCTGCTTGGAATTTTGACGGGGTTAGGTGCCGGGTTCGGGTATGCGCTTTATACCATCTTCGGGAAATTTGCGTTAAGAAAGTATCATCCTTTTACAGTTACGCTTTATACATTCCTGGTTGCTTCGGTATTTCTGATCCCGGTAACAAAGCTATGGACAAAAGCTTCAGTTTTTTTGAACGCTGAAGTTCTGTTTCTTAGTATGGGTTTAAGTTTTGTGCCTACGGTTCTCGCCTATTTTGTTTACACATGGGGACTGGAAAAAACAGATGGAAGCAAAGCAGCTGTAATCGCTACAGTCGAACCAGTCGTTGCCATGCTTTTAGGAGTGACACTTTACGGGGAAAATCTTGGTGCAATCCAGATTGCCGGTGCTTTACTGATACTTAGTTCGGTTATTATTGTGAATCTGCCTGCAAGAAGGAAAAATACGGGACTGACAGCTGAGAGCAAGTTAGAACATTAA
- a CDS encoding nucleobase:cation symporter-2 family protein, with product MNQNPIKIASLGIQHVLAMYAGAVIVPLIVGGALGLTGEQLTYLVSIDIFMCGIATLLQVWRSKFFGIGLPVVLGCTFTAVGPMIAIGGQYGIPAIYGSILVSGIFVVAVSKYFGKLVKFFPPVVTGSVVTIIGITLIPVAMNNMAGGQGSPDFGSMTNIALAFGTLLFIIILFRFFNGFIRAIAILLGLAAGTIASYFMGMVDFTAVGDASWFHMPSPFYFGMPTFEVTAILTMILVAMVSLVESTGVYFALGDICEEKLEEKDLSNGYRAEGLAIILGAVFNAFPYTTYSQNVGLLQLSGVKTKNVIYTAGAFLVLLGLVPKIGALTTIIPTPVLGGAMVAMFGMVVAYGIKMLSKVEFSSQENLLIIACSVGMGLGVTAVPELFAQMPSSVRILTDNGIVAGSVTAILLNIVFNVVKGKKAVQRPSLAEQKAL from the coding sequence ATGAATCAGAATCCAATTAAAATTGCTTCGCTCGGAATTCAGCATGTCCTTGCCATGTACGCAGGCGCGGTCATTGTACCTTTGATTGTAGGAGGGGCACTGGGCTTAACAGGGGAGCAGCTCACCTATCTGGTTTCAATTGATATTTTTATGTGCGGAATTGCAACACTGCTTCAAGTATGGCGCAGTAAATTTTTCGGGATTGGCCTTCCGGTCGTCCTTGGCTGCACATTTACGGCTGTTGGACCAATGATTGCGATTGGCGGTCAGTATGGGATACCGGCAATCTATGGGTCTATACTGGTTTCCGGTATTTTTGTGGTTGCTGTTTCAAAGTATTTTGGAAAACTGGTGAAATTTTTCCCGCCTGTTGTAACAGGGTCAGTAGTTACAATAATCGGGATTACGCTTATTCCTGTTGCTATGAATAATATGGCCGGCGGGCAGGGAAGCCCTGACTTTGGGTCGATGACAAACATAGCATTGGCTTTTGGAACATTGCTGTTCATCATTATTCTCTTCCGTTTCTTTAATGGCTTTATCCGGGCGATTGCCATTTTGCTGGGATTAGCTGCGGGAACCATAGCATCCTATTTTATGGGCATGGTCGACTTCACAGCTGTTGGTGACGCTTCCTGGTTCCATATGCCATCACCTTTCTATTTTGGCATGCCGACATTTGAGGTGACAGCCATCCTGACTATGATTCTAGTAGCAATGGTAAGTTTAGTTGAATCTACAGGCGTATACTTTGCTCTGGGAGATATTTGTGAAGAGAAACTGGAAGAAAAGGACCTCTCGAATGGTTATCGTGCCGAAGGACTTGCCATTATCCTTGGTGCTGTCTTTAATGCATTTCCTTATACAACCTATTCCCAAAACGTCGGACTTCTTCAGCTGTCAGGCGTAAAAACAAAAAATGTCATATATACAGCAGGTGCTTTCCTTGTACTGCTTGGACTGGTACCGAAAATTGGTGCATTGACCACTATCATTCCAACTCCGGTATTAGGAGGCGCAATGGTTGCCATGTTCGGTATGGTAGTCGCTTATGGAATAAAAATGCTCAGCAAAGTGGAATTCTCCTCCCAGGAAAATTTATTGATCATTGCCTGCTCTGTCGGGATGGGACTGGGCGTAACAGCTGTTCCTGAACTATTCGCGCAAATGCCTTCGAGTGTGCGGATCCTGACGGATAACGGGATAGTGGCAGGCAGTGTGACGGCCATTCTTTTAAATATCGTTTTCAATGTAGTTAAAGGAAAAAAAGCAGTTCAGCGCCCTTCTCTTGCGGAGCAAAAGGCTTTATAA
- a CDS encoding type III polyketide synthase, with protein sequence MPAIVSVAEAIPEYVLTQDQVMDFARDLFSDSFKDIERLLKAFHNGQIEKRHFAKGLEWFKTDKSFEERNNAYIEQSIELGTRAIKRCLENDLFLTRSLPCDEIDAIFTISSSGIATPSIEARIMNKLPFSEYTKRIPIWGLGCAGGASGLSRAYEYCLAFPEAKVLVLSIELCSLTFQRNDRSKSNLIGTSLFADGAACALITGDKVQRDFQKLSSIPGIRGTQSTTKRNSLDVMGWEVKNEGLYVVFSKDIPSIIEGWLKPNVTEFLRGKGIEMEEINHFVAHPGGKKVIDAYQKALQFDPGMTEISLDVLREFGNMSSATILYVLKRFMEIGRQGDTGLATALGPGFSSELLLLEWE encoded by the coding sequence ATGCCAGCAATTGTATCAGTAGCGGAGGCAATACCTGAATATGTTCTGACACAGGATCAGGTAATGGATTTTGCCAGAGATTTATTTTCCGATTCCTTTAAGGATATTGAACGGCTATTAAAAGCTTTCCACAACGGCCAAATTGAGAAGCGGCACTTTGCAAAGGGACTGGAATGGTTCAAAACAGATAAATCATTTGAAGAACGAAACAATGCATATATTGAGCAGTCTATTGAACTGGGAACAAGGGCCATAAAGCGCTGCCTGGAAAATGATCTTTTCCTGACCAGAAGTCTTCCGTGCGATGAGATAGATGCCATCTTTACTATCTCAAGTTCAGGGATTGCCACTCCGAGTATTGAAGCAAGAATCATGAATAAGCTTCCATTTTCTGAGTATACGAAACGAATTCCGATATGGGGGCTCGGATGTGCAGGCGGTGCTTCAGGGCTTTCAAGAGCCTATGAATATTGTCTGGCATTCCCTGAAGCGAAGGTACTGGTTTTAAGTATAGAATTATGCAGTTTGACCTTTCAGCGCAATGACCGGTCAAAAAGCAATCTTATCGGGACCTCTCTTTTTGCTGACGGTGCAGCATGTGCTCTTATAACAGGTGATAAGGTACAAAGGGATTTTCAAAAGCTGTCATCCATTCCAGGAATTCGGGGAACCCAATCGACAACCAAGCGAAATTCTCTGGATGTAATGGGCTGGGAAGTTAAGAATGAGGGTCTATATGTGGTGTTCTCAAAGGACATCCCATCCATAATAGAGGGATGGCTAAAGCCTAATGTAACGGAATTTCTAAGGGGAAAAGGCATAGAAATGGAAGAGATAAACCACTTTGTTGCCCATCCCGGCGGAAAAAAAGTCATTGATGCTTATCAGAAAGCGCTGCAATTTGACCCTGGTATGACAGAGATTTCACTTGATGTATTAAGGGAATTCGGTAATATGTCATCTGCAACTATTCTTTACGTACTCAAAAGGTTTATGGAGATAGGCAGACAGGGAGATACCGGGCTGGCAACTGCACTCGGACCGGGATTCAGCTCGGAATTATTGCTGCTGGAATGGGAGTGA
- a CDS encoding isoprenylcysteine carboxyl methyltransferase family protein, translated as MLFLIFITFIILQRAAELAVARSNEKWMKERGALEFGQRHYPWIVAVHASFFVCYLLEVFIFEKNLSPFWPILLILFFLTQAGRVWALFSLGKYWNTKIIVLPGAEVVRRGPYRFIKHPNYAIVAAEFLVIPLMFQAYLTAAVFTLLNIIVLSVRIPAEEKALKELTEYEEAFLRLRPDLNEDIKKV; from the coding sequence ATGCTGTTCTTAATTTTTATTACCTTCATCATTTTGCAAAGGGCTGCAGAGCTTGCTGTAGCCCGGAGTAATGAAAAGTGGATGAAAGAGCGTGGAGCATTGGAATTTGGCCAGAGGCACTATCCGTGGATCGTTGCTGTTCACGCTTCATTTTTTGTCTGCTATTTGCTGGAAGTATTCATCTTTGAAAAGAATCTGTCGCCTTTTTGGCCCATATTGCTGATTCTGTTCTTCCTTACCCAGGCGGGAAGGGTATGGGCGCTGTTTTCCTTGGGCAAATACTGGAATACGAAAATCATTGTCCTGCCGGGAGCTGAGGTAGTCAGAAGAGGGCCATACCGGTTTATAAAGCATCCCAACTATGCCATTGTAGCTGCTGAATTTCTCGTGATTCCTTTAATGTTTCAGGCTTATTTAACGGCTGCTGTATTTACTCTGCTAAACATAATAGTGTTATCTGTCAGAATACCGGCGGAGGAAAAAGCACTGAAGGAATTGACAGAATACGAAGAAGCCTTTTTACGATTACGGCCTGACCTTAATGAAGATATTAAAAAAGTTTGA
- a CDS encoding dynamin family protein — protein MADTILQPGLQQTELINRITAIYTFAQRNGDAETAQRAKDLVLKLTNQEFAIAFCGHFSAGKSSMINRLAGEDLLPSSPIPTSANLVKVKSGEEDYAKVIFKEGKPRLYPAPYDYGQVKSYCKDGDSIHSIEISHSATSLPKKAVIMDTPGIDSTDDAHRIATESALHLADLIFYVMDYNHVQSELNFLFTKELTAAGKDVYLVINQIDKHRDEELSFEQFKKSVKDSFASWGVKPARIFYTTLKDENHQANDFKELQSFINSSIADREELLPQSVFNSLKKLTEDHLEFLRDSHAAEKADWEEKLAELDQDDREQLPGRLEDLENQLNKLNSSLHEADIEVTGKLDEILKNAYLMPFQTRELAESYLESCQPSFKIGLFFSKQKTEQERSLRLDRFYEDLSENVKSQLEWHIKELFLQQFKKHNIHDSEKLAQVQSFKLNFEPAVLAETVKSGAMVSGDYVLQYTNDTAEAVKRIAKKNAASLKNALLEALEENNSQEQTALVNEIHTLNAYAEALNALKAIHEKINKASAGMKVYLTGEFNTHEFQEKAQMLAVEEVDEAEVVFLNEDKAKKEQATRKSEQSLDEEPEKEAVAVAVQPVIEKLRYTANAVKELPGFRKLAADLADKASRLESKEFTVALFGAFSAGKSSFANALIGNKLLPVSPNPTTAAINKIKPVTDEYKHGTVLVKVKDSHTLLNDINHSLKVFDYSAGNFDDAAAAIKKITGENQDFDASEKTHFAFLNAFMKGYNFFTDKLGKIIKADLDEFGDYVANEEKSCFVETIEVYFDCELTRQGITLVDTPGADSINARHTGVAFEYIKNSDAILFVTYYNHAFSKADREFLIQLGRVKDTFSLDKMFFIVNAIDLANNEEEKDSVLQYVEEQLVQYGIRRPNLSGISSLQALAEKLDSSKEEVSNISSFEKSFYSFINQDLLNISISSAETEWRRLLAQLRSYISSSQENKEVRIEKLKQLEKEHKDITAIISGQKPELLSQRLEQETDELVYYIKQRVFLRFYDFVKEAFNPSVLKDDGRNLKKMLKLALDEFLASFGFDFAQELRATTLRLESYISKLIAQQQETISKKASNVNSDLTFSTYEPLKMESIEFESAFSNEDTNQFKKALSYFKNPKAFFEKNERKQLADELEKNLQEPAERYLQAESSRLKFHYSSQLMTEFERLLNSLIEQNNEYYEGITAALKDDFPIEELKEIERNIAQYEN, from the coding sequence ATGGCCGACACGATTTTGCAACCAGGATTGCAGCAAACTGAATTAATTAACAGAATAACTGCTATATATACATTTGCCCAGAGAAATGGAGATGCCGAGACAGCCCAAAGAGCTAAGGATCTCGTGCTTAAGCTAACGAATCAGGAATTTGCCATTGCTTTTTGCGGTCATTTTTCTGCCGGAAAATCAAGCATGATCAACAGGCTGGCAGGAGAAGATCTTCTTCCTTCATCGCCGATTCCAACCAGTGCCAACCTGGTCAAAGTCAAATCAGGTGAGGAAGATTATGCAAAAGTAATTTTTAAGGAAGGAAAGCCAAGACTTTATCCTGCTCCATATGATTACGGACAGGTAAAATCCTATTGCAAAGATGGCGATTCTATCCATTCCATTGAAATAAGCCATTCTGCCACCAGCTTGCCAAAGAAGGCAGTGATTATGGATACACCCGGAATCGATTCCACTGATGATGCGCATAGAATTGCTACTGAATCTGCTCTTCATTTAGCTGACCTCATTTTTTATGTAATGGATTACAACCATGTCCAGTCGGAATTAAATTTTCTTTTTACGAAAGAACTGACGGCAGCAGGAAAAGATGTTTATCTTGTTATCAATCAAATTGATAAACATCGCGATGAAGAACTCAGCTTTGAGCAATTCAAAAAAAGTGTAAAGGATTCATTTGCATCCTGGGGAGTAAAGCCTGCCCGGATTTTTTACACCACGTTAAAAGACGAGAACCATCAGGCAAACGATTTTAAGGAACTTCAGAGCTTTATTAACAGCAGCATCGCTGATCGTGAAGAACTTTTGCCTCAGTCTGTATTTAATTCTTTGAAGAAATTAACAGAGGATCATCTTGAGTTTTTAAGAGACTCTCATGCAGCTGAAAAAGCTGACTGGGAAGAAAAACTGGCAGAACTTGATCAGGATGACAGGGAGCAGCTTCCCGGCAGACTGGAAGACCTGGAGAACCAGTTAAATAAGCTGAATTCTTCCTTACATGAAGCTGATATAGAGGTAACCGGTAAATTAGATGAGATTTTGAAAAATGCTTATTTAATGCCTTTCCAAACGAGGGAACTGGCTGAATCATATCTTGAATCGTGCCAGCCTTCCTTTAAGATTGGCCTGTTTTTCAGCAAACAGAAAACGGAGCAGGAAAGGTCATTGAGGCTTGACCGCTTCTATGAGGATTTATCAGAAAACGTTAAATCTCAGCTGGAGTGGCATATAAAGGAGCTGTTTTTACAGCAGTTCAAGAAGCATAATATCCATGATTCTGAAAAACTTGCACAAGTTCAGAGCTTCAAGCTTAACTTTGAACCAGCTGTTTTAGCTGAAACGGTAAAATCCGGGGCAATGGTTTCAGGTGACTATGTTCTGCAATATACAAACGACACAGCTGAGGCTGTAAAGAGAATTGCCAAAAAGAACGCAGCTTCTTTAAAGAATGCACTTCTAGAAGCACTCGAAGAAAATAACAGCCAGGAACAAACAGCGCTGGTCAATGAAATTCACACCCTTAATGCTTACGCTGAAGCATTAAATGCGCTAAAGGCCATCCATGAAAAAATTAATAAGGCATCAGCGGGAATGAAAGTCTATTTGACTGGTGAATTTAATACTCATGAGTTTCAGGAAAAAGCCCAGATGCTTGCAGTAGAAGAAGTTGATGAAGCTGAAGTTGTTTTCCTGAATGAAGATAAAGCTAAGAAAGAACAGGCAACCCGGAAATCTGAACAGTCACTTGATGAAGAGCCTGAAAAGGAAGCGGTTGCTGTTGCGGTACAGCCTGTTATTGAAAAGCTTCGATATACTGCTAATGCAGTAAAGGAGCTCCCTGGCTTCAGAAAGCTTGCAGCTGATTTGGCAGATAAAGCATCAAGGCTTGAGAGCAAAGAATTCACAGTTGCCCTTTTTGGTGCATTTAGTGCAGGGAAGTCTTCCTTTGCCAACGCTTTGATCGGGAATAAGCTTCTTCCTGTTTCACCGAATCCGACGACAGCTGCTATCAATAAGATTAAGCCTGTTACAGATGAATATAAACATGGAACCGTTCTTGTTAAAGTTAAAGATTCACATACACTTTTAAATGATATCAATCATTCCTTGAAGGTGTTTGATTATTCAGCAGGAAACTTCGATGATGCTGCCGCCGCAATTAAGAAGATTACTGGGGAAAACCAGGATTTTGATGCGAGTGAAAAGACACACTTTGCATTTCTTAATGCATTTATGAAAGGGTACAATTTCTTCACTGATAAGCTGGGGAAAATCATTAAAGCTGACTTGGATGAGTTTGGGGATTATGTTGCCAATGAAGAAAAATCATGCTTTGTTGAAACGATTGAAGTTTACTTTGACTGTGAACTGACAAGGCAGGGAATTACCCTGGTTGACACACCCGGCGCTGATTCGATTAATGCGAGGCATACCGGCGTTGCATTTGAATATATTAAAAACTCGGATGCTATCCTTTTTGTCACTTATTATAATCATGCCTTCTCAAAAGCGGATAGAGAGTTTCTTATCCAGCTGGGGAGGGTTAAGGATACCTTCTCCCTTGATAAGATGTTCTTTATTGTCAATGCCATTGACCTTGCCAATAATGAGGAGGAAAAAGATTCGGTTCTACAGTACGTTGAAGAACAACTGGTGCAATACGGAATCCGCCGTCCTAATTTGTCTGGCATTTCAAGCCTTCAAGCTCTGGCAGAGAAGCTGGATAGCAGCAAAGAGGAAGTATCCAATATCAGTTCATTTGAAAAAAGCTTTTACTCCTTTATTAATCAGGATCTGCTGAATATTTCCATTTCATCAGCTGAAACAGAGTGGAGGCGCCTACTAGCCCAGCTGAGGTCTTATATTTCTTCCTCACAGGAAAATAAAGAAGTCCGGATTGAAAAGCTCAAACAGCTTGAGAAAGAACATAAGGATATTACTGCGATTATCAGCGGACAAAAACCTGAACTGCTTTCCCAAAGGCTTGAACAGGAAACAGATGAGCTCGTCTATTACATCAAACAGAGGGTATTTCTTCGTTTCTATGACTTTGTGAAGGAGGCCTTCAATCCATCAGTTCTGAAAGATGACGGCAGGAATTTAAAGAAAATGCTTAAGTTGGCACTGGACGAATTCCTTGCAAGCTTTGGATTTGATTTTGCCCAGGAGCTTCGTGCTACAACATTAAGGCTTGAATCCTATATATCCAAACTGATCGCTCAGCAGCAGGAGACTATTTCGAAAAAAGCCTCCAATGTAAACAGTGATTTGACTTTTAGCACATATGAGCCCTTAAAAATGGAAAGTATTGAATTTGAATCAGCATTTTCCAATGAAGACACGAACCAATTTAAAAAAGCTTTGTCCTACTTTAAAAATCCAAAAGCATTTTTTGAAAAAAATGAGCGCAAGCAATTAGCTGATGAACTGGAGAAGAACCTGCAGGAACCTGCAGAACGTTATCTGCAGGCTGAAAGCAGCAGGCTGAAATTCCATTACAGCAGCCAGCTGATGACTGAATTCGAGCGGCTGCTCAATTCGCTGATTGAACAGAACAACGAATATTATGAAGGAATTACGGCTGCTTTAAAAGATGATTTCCCAATTGAAGAGCTGAAAGAAATTGAGAGGAATATTGCACAGTACGAAAACTAA
- a CDS encoding cytochrome c oxidase subunit II — MHMHKFEKAWLIFGIGSLLVFLTVLGVSAFYLGNQPPSCLATIDPEKVDTTVPFNEPGLKKVEGKDWDYELVYVASAFSYSPAEVEVPYGAKVKIIATTKDVVHGFEVAGSNINMMLEPGYISEHVTTFDKTGEYLIVCNEYCGVGHHMMSSKIKVVE, encoded by the coding sequence ATGCATATGCATAAGTTTGAAAAAGCCTGGCTCATTTTTGGAATTGGATCACTGCTTGTTTTCCTAACAGTACTGGGAGTCAGCGCATTTTACCTGGGCAATCAGCCTCCAAGCTGTTTGGCAACCATTGACCCTGAAAAGGTCGATACTACCGTTCCATTTAATGAGCCTGGATTGAAAAAGGTAGAAGGAAAAGATTGGGATTACGAATTGGTATACGTAGCATCTGCGTTTTCCTACAGCCCAGCTGAAGTAGAGGTTCCATATGGGGCTAAAGTGAAAATTATCGCTACAACCAAAGACGTCGTCCACGGTTTTGAAGTTGCGGGATCGAATATCAACATGATGCTTGAACCCGGCTATATCAGTGAACATGTGACAACATTTGATAAAACAGGCGAATACTTAATTGTATGTAATGAATATTGCGGTGTTGGTCACCACATGATGTCGTCTAAAATTAAGGTGGTGGAATAA
- a CDS encoding xanthine phosphoribosyltransferase, with translation MDMLIEKIKSEGIVLSHSVLKVDSFLNHQIDPKLMHEVGRDFADRFSNSGITKILTIESSGIAPAVMAGLHLNVPVVFARKRKSLTLVNDLITASVYSFTKEETSEISVSKKYLSEKDNVLIIDDFLANGQAALGLADIAEKAGSSIAGIGIVIEKGFQKGGQQLREKGFRVESLAIIDSLENGMISFEKTSENVEELLR, from the coding sequence ATGGATATGCTTATTGAAAAAATAAAAAGCGAAGGGATTGTTTTATCGCATTCAGTCTTAAAGGTTGATTCATTTCTGAATCACCAAATAGATCCTAAGCTTATGCATGAAGTCGGGAGAGATTTTGCAGATAGATTCTCAAACAGCGGGATTACAAAAATATTGACAATCGAATCTTCAGGGATTGCACCAGCTGTAATGGCGGGACTTCATCTGAATGTCCCGGTTGTATTTGCGAGAAAAAGAAAATCTCTCACTCTGGTAAATGACCTGATTACAGCTTCTGTCTATTCTTTTACTAAAGAAGAAACAAGTGAAATTTCTGTTTCAAAGAAATATCTTTCAGAAAAAGATAATGTTCTTATAATCGATGATTTTCTTGCGAATGGACAGGCAGCATTAGGTCTTGCGGATATAGCGGAAAAAGCGGGATCATCAATAGCAGGGATTGGGATCGTTATTGAAAAAGGCTTTCAAAAGGGCGGACAGCAGCTGAGAGAGAAGGGATTTCGGGTCGAATCTTTAGCTATTATTGACTCTCTTGAAAATGGCATGATCAGCTTTGAAAAAACATCAGAGAATGTGGAGGAATTGTTGCGATGA